One region of Clavibacter michiganensis subsp. tessellarius genomic DNA includes:
- a CDS encoding DUF2834 domain-containing protein, whose translation MSRARILPVAYFALAAVGLVATWWFNLRYRGDDYVADWFANPASSSAAVDIIVVFAVTVPFYVVEGRRVGLPTWFPVLLVPISLVGAVAFALPLFLGVRELRLTRRRRDPADGRPSGTAAE comes from the coding sequence ATGTCCCGTGCACGCATCCTGCCCGTCGCGTACTTCGCGCTCGCCGCCGTCGGCCTCGTGGCCACGTGGTGGTTCAACCTCCGGTATCGCGGCGACGACTACGTCGCGGACTGGTTCGCCAACCCGGCCAGCTCGTCCGCGGCGGTCGACATCATCGTCGTGTTCGCGGTCACCGTGCCGTTCTACGTCGTCGAAGGACGGCGAGTCGGGTTGCCGACCTGGTTCCCCGTCCTGCTCGTCCCCATCTCGCTCGTCGGCGCCGTGGCGTTCGCGCTGCCGCTGTTCCTCGGGGTGCGCGAGCTGCGCCTGACGCGTCGGCGCCGGGATCCCGCCGACGGGCGCCCGTCCGGCACGGCCGCGGAGTAG
- a CDS encoding MerR family transcriptional regulator produces MPDMTISELSARSDCPVATIKYYLREGLLHAGTKVNARKTTFDDSHLARIRLVRGLIHVVGVSVEQAGTILRLMSDPEQSVAGAMRAATEALPSVGRAASPDHGTAGSRDPSPTRELLDRLGVRHREDSVPVEQLERALELAGSAGIALDEHQITEYLAAVRRIARADFSRVPWDDPRAAVEFAVLGTALYEPVLLALRRVAHHEMGLDLEARDD; encoded by the coding sequence ATGCCCGACATGACGATCTCCGAGCTCTCCGCCCGGTCCGACTGCCCCGTCGCGACCATCAAGTACTACCTGCGCGAGGGACTGCTCCACGCGGGCACCAAGGTCAACGCCCGGAAGACGACCTTCGACGACAGCCACCTCGCCCGCATCCGGCTCGTGCGGGGCCTCATCCACGTCGTCGGCGTGAGCGTGGAGCAGGCCGGGACGATCCTGCGGCTGATGTCGGATCCCGAGCAGAGCGTCGCGGGGGCGATGCGCGCGGCCACGGAGGCCCTCCCGTCGGTGGGCCGCGCCGCGTCGCCCGACCACGGGACCGCAGGGTCGCGGGACCCCTCCCCCACGCGCGAGCTCCTGGACCGGCTCGGCGTGCGGCATCGCGAGGATTCCGTTCCCGTGGAGCAGCTCGAACGCGCATTGGAATTGGCGGGATCCGCGGGGATCGCGCTGGACGAGCACCAGATCACGGAATACCTCGCGGCGGTGCGGCGAATCGCTCGTGCGGATTTCTCGCGGGTGCCCTGGGACGACCCGCGGGCCGCCGTGGAATTCGCCGTCCTGGGCACGGCGCTATACGAGCCGGTGCTCCTCGCCCTGCGCCGGGTGGCGCACCACGAGATGGGGCTGGACCTCGAGGCACGGGACGACTGA
- the ccmA gene encoding heme ABC exporter ATP-binding protein CcmA has translation MLEVDAEIGYAHGAAIQRVRLLVAPGEFVLVRGPNGVGKSTLLSTVAGIRAPLAGTVTVAGRPTQSSRARHDIGYVTDPPNLFEELTPAEHLRLAMSLWRASRLPVTGMAAAAGVLEGTPELPATMLSLGQRKRLGIALAVLHGPRLWVLDEPFNGLDDASCRRLRGSIDEHLGRGGAVVCATHDVDALDRPDATVLELAAGSATVSHQASTAPSRASGPVA, from the coding sequence ATGCTCGAGGTTGATGCCGAGATCGGGTACGCGCACGGCGCGGCCATCCAACGCGTGCGACTCCTCGTCGCACCGGGGGAGTTCGTGCTCGTGCGCGGTCCCAACGGCGTGGGCAAGTCCACGCTGCTGAGCACCGTGGCGGGGATCCGCGCCCCCCTCGCCGGGACGGTCACGGTGGCCGGGCGCCCCACGCAGTCCTCCCGCGCACGGCACGACATCGGCTACGTCACCGACCCGCCGAACCTGTTCGAGGAGCTCACCCCGGCCGAGCACCTGCGTCTGGCGATGTCGCTGTGGCGCGCCTCGCGGCTGCCGGTGACCGGCATGGCGGCCGCCGCGGGCGTGCTCGAGGGCACGCCGGAGCTGCCGGCGACCATGCTCTCCCTGGGGCAGCGGAAGCGGTTGGGCATCGCCCTGGCGGTGCTGCACGGTCCGCGGCTGTGGGTGCTGGACGAGCCGTTCAACGGGCTGGACGACGCGAGCTGCCGCCGGCTCCGGGGATCCATCGACGAGCACCTCGGTCGCGGAGGCGCCGTCGTCTGCGCGACCCACGACGTGGACGCGCTCGACCGTCCGGACGCGACAGTCCTGGAGCTGGCCGCGGGAAGCGCGACGGTCTCGCACCAGGCGTCCACCGCTCCGAGCCGCGCGTCCGGACCGGTCGCATGA
- a CDS encoding acyl carrier protein: MESWLVEKIAARTGMERAEVDPERYFDEFELDSTEALVLAGELEEWLGFDVAPTALWYFPTVEKLAEHIAAESASR, encoded by the coding sequence GTGGAATCCTGGCTCGTCGAGAAGATCGCCGCGCGCACCGGGATGGAGAGGGCGGAGGTGGATCCGGAGAGGTACTTCGACGAATTCGAGCTCGATTCCACGGAGGCGCTCGTGCTCGCCGGGGAATTGGAGGAATGGCTCGGATTCGACGTCGCCCCGACGGCCCTGTGGTACTTCCCGACCGTCGAGAAGCTCGCCGAGCACATCGCGGCCGAGTCGGCCTCGCGGTAG
- a CDS encoding type I polyketide synthase, whose protein sequence is MDDTADAGTLDRRLARTPLAVVGLSSLFPGSTDVEGFWNGIVDRVDAIRDIPDWHWDVEDHYSPDRTAPDKTYARRGGFIDPVPFHPIDFGIPPSQLDVTDVLQLLSLVVTRDLLRDAGTDAGDWYDAARTGVVLGVTGANQLTQPLSARLQTPAILRAARSVGLSEADAAEIARRFRAGFAPWEENSFPGMLGNVVAGRVANRFDLGGMNMTVDAACASSLGALRAAAAELVDHRADTMITGGCDAENTVFMYLCFSKTPAFSPSGDVRPFDASSDGTLIGEGIGMLALRRLEDAERDGNRIYSVIRGIGSASDGRYKSIYAPRASGQQLALRRAYEDADCAPTSVSVVEAHGTGTAVGDATELRALSEVLAEAGAAEGSIAIGSVKSQIGHTKAAAGAAGLIKLSLALQHRIVPPTIKVETPASAFAGSPLHVSTQPRPWFRSPDQPVRRAGLSAFGFGGTNFHVVLEEHPASRAIGNALDRSVVRLWAAPTPAELAAALEDGAAPVASGTAIDPGWPRIALVAPTTDAADAMRSGAARRIRAESDAAWSDPRGSHYRPAALDGARVGLLFSGQGSQHVDAALSAVLREPVLMDALEDAYATAGLEGLAAIAYPPPATDDAGRSARTARLRETQDAQPAIGALSAAHHRLLTGLGLAPSAFAGHSFGELTALWAAGSLDDASFLRLARLRGEAMAAAASGHGDAGAMVAVLADRATADALVAATEGLVLCNVNSPRQHVVGGSREAVDRVVRLAEERGVRVVELPVAAAFHTPAVAGAVDAFGEAVRAAGVGAPTRGSVHANTPGGSYGSDVAANAELLAAQLAHPVDFERGVRRMHEDGVRVFVECGPGNVLARLVTEILGDADDVLVVAADAGDPATSQHVLATTIARLAVAGALERWQSAGLRERPVPREGTGPAVMLTGVNHVSAARADGYERLLAEPYELTSRAPRSPDVAASAALAVAASSAVAVPPHAAPPTPAPAGRVADEVPLPVRAPIPITTHRTRSEPENMSVIHTTPSRHLDLAREQLNVHADFLSGQQDVSRALLSMLEGDHDHVPVDGIREIVAQCIAVGDAHVQVNRMISAGGADEPADGSSRGARSGRARIGAPADGGGSGGSGGSRPARHEGALAERPAPRSIALRDDHVRAGSEMTRMGAPTATEAVVHAAAANPGAHAAASATAPPAVQEDATPAAPDASPDVVADTAAADAPAAPAVDVDMEALVREVVAEKTGYSADILELDMGIEADLGIDSIKRVEILGAIGERFPGRAPFSPEEVAELRTLGDIVDALRTPGSGTSRERRAAAAADDEEAAPGIRRSVVRWRRIPGPDLPASRPRRRVALVDLADAPLTAPLRRALEGVGHEVRVTTPDDLGDLAGDMVLVAGPGGDATGALVAALIAVQAFVRAHGPRPADDEAAPRLLAVGLLDGRDPDSADGIAAAGLAGLVRTARIEHPGIRSRAVMLEDGGGLDPDAAATALVDELDDAADGLDTVRWSAGERSAVRVEPDDTAAAAAAQDADAAVPSARARWDDLDVDDAVLVTGGAQGITALCVRELAAANPRPAYVLAGRTPSAEPAWATGLASPAELRDAAATLLRDAGKRPTPRAVGALAESVLAGRRVAEQLAALERAGVRAHYVRVDLTDADATRQALAPFAARITAVVHGAGAIADKLIADKAPEDARRVIATKLRSLENVLAGLGGSTRLRHVVLFSSVAGLFGNRGQGDYAMANTVLDRWAEGLAAHLPAAHVVSIDWGAWDGGMVSDAVRALFRARGYALVAPGTGARMLVEQTTAPHVDQRQVLIGPAEPLSGDPVLARRTRSALLLDGLFGSELVRAHALDGTRILPLAAAACLLAAAGGRHTGRLPAELRDVRVSAGVGDADAGPFVVLLEDATADGPGDARIHAVLASAGDGPGGRDRPRFAATLASASPALPGGTPAAPPSSTSPVRPLDPYASGLLFHADALQAVTGVQRDEDAVTVHAVNPAVARPLATEAGAMDVVALDVAMQAALVSAHEAGGMVALPSAVGSLRWTGGTAAGDALRIRATGIRALADRTRMDLVVTAVRAGREHVVATLDDVEVTRRPAAVTAPSAADALVTAGAS, encoded by the coding sequence ATGGACGACACCGCAGACGCAGGAACCCTCGACCGACGACTCGCCCGCACGCCCCTGGCGGTCGTCGGCCTCTCCAGCCTGTTCCCGGGCTCGACGGATGTCGAGGGCTTCTGGAACGGCATCGTGGACCGGGTCGACGCGATCCGGGACATCCCCGACTGGCACTGGGACGTGGAGGACCACTACTCCCCCGACCGGACCGCCCCCGACAAGACCTACGCGCGGCGCGGCGGCTTCATCGACCCGGTGCCGTTCCACCCCATCGACTTCGGCATCCCGCCGTCCCAGCTCGACGTGACCGACGTGCTCCAGCTGCTCAGCCTCGTGGTGACCCGGGACCTGCTCCGCGACGCGGGGACGGACGCCGGCGACTGGTACGACGCCGCGCGGACGGGCGTCGTCCTCGGCGTCACCGGCGCGAACCAGCTGACGCAGCCCCTGTCGGCGCGGCTCCAGACGCCCGCGATCCTGCGCGCCGCGCGGTCCGTCGGGCTGAGCGAGGCGGACGCCGCGGAGATCGCGCGGCGCTTCCGCGCCGGGTTCGCGCCGTGGGAGGAGAACTCCTTCCCCGGCATGCTCGGCAACGTCGTCGCGGGGCGGGTGGCCAACCGCTTCGACCTCGGCGGGATGAACATGACCGTCGACGCGGCGTGCGCGAGCTCGCTCGGCGCCCTGCGCGCGGCGGCGGCGGAGCTCGTCGACCACCGGGCGGACACCATGATCACCGGCGGCTGCGACGCGGAGAACACGGTCTTCATGTACCTGTGCTTCTCGAAGACGCCGGCCTTCAGCCCGTCGGGCGACGTGCGGCCCTTCGACGCGTCGTCGGACGGCACGCTCATCGGCGAGGGCATCGGCATGCTCGCCCTCCGGCGCCTCGAGGACGCGGAGCGGGACGGGAACCGCATCTACTCGGTGATCCGCGGGATCGGCTCGGCCAGCGACGGCCGCTACAAGTCCATCTACGCCCCGCGCGCCAGCGGCCAGCAGCTGGCGCTCCGCCGGGCGTACGAGGACGCGGACTGCGCGCCCACCTCGGTCTCCGTGGTCGAGGCGCACGGGACGGGGACGGCCGTCGGCGACGCGACGGAGCTCCGCGCGCTCAGCGAGGTGCTCGCCGAGGCGGGCGCCGCCGAGGGGTCCATCGCGATCGGGTCGGTGAAGTCGCAGATCGGCCACACCAAGGCCGCGGCGGGCGCCGCCGGGCTCATCAAGCTGTCCCTCGCGCTGCAGCACCGCATCGTGCCGCCGACCATCAAGGTCGAGACGCCCGCGAGCGCGTTCGCCGGCAGCCCCCTGCACGTCAGCACGCAGCCGCGCCCCTGGTTCCGGAGCCCCGACCAGCCCGTGCGCCGCGCGGGGCTGTCGGCCTTCGGCTTCGGCGGCACGAACTTCCACGTGGTCCTCGAGGAGCACCCGGCCTCGCGGGCGATCGGCAACGCCCTCGACCGCAGCGTCGTGCGGCTGTGGGCCGCGCCCACGCCCGCCGAGCTCGCGGCGGCCCTCGAGGACGGCGCGGCGCCCGTGGCGTCGGGCACGGCGATCGACCCGGGCTGGCCGCGGATCGCGCTGGTCGCGCCGACCACGGACGCGGCCGACGCGATGCGGTCCGGCGCCGCCCGCCGCATCCGCGCCGAGTCCGACGCCGCGTGGTCCGACCCGCGGGGATCCCACTACCGCCCGGCCGCCCTCGACGGCGCCCGCGTGGGCCTCCTGTTCTCCGGGCAGGGCAGCCAGCACGTCGACGCCGCGCTCTCCGCCGTGCTCCGCGAGCCCGTCCTCATGGACGCGCTGGAGGACGCGTACGCGACCGCGGGCCTGGAGGGGCTGGCGGCGATCGCCTATCCCCCGCCCGCGACCGACGACGCCGGCCGGTCCGCCCGCACGGCCCGGCTCCGGGAGACGCAGGACGCGCAGCCCGCCATCGGCGCGCTGTCCGCCGCGCACCACCGCCTGCTCACCGGGCTCGGGCTCGCGCCGTCGGCGTTCGCCGGCCACAGCTTCGGCGAGCTGACGGCTCTGTGGGCAGCCGGATCGCTCGACGACGCGTCCTTCCTGCGCCTCGCGCGCCTCCGCGGCGAGGCGATGGCCGCGGCCGCGAGCGGGCACGGCGACGCCGGGGCGATGGTCGCGGTCCTCGCGGATCGCGCGACCGCGGACGCGCTCGTCGCGGCGACCGAGGGACTCGTCCTCTGCAACGTCAACAGCCCCCGGCAGCACGTCGTCGGCGGATCGCGCGAGGCCGTCGACCGGGTCGTGCGCCTCGCGGAGGAGCGGGGCGTGCGCGTGGTCGAGCTGCCGGTCGCGGCGGCGTTCCACACGCCGGCGGTCGCCGGCGCGGTCGACGCGTTCGGCGAGGCGGTCCGGGCTGCCGGGGTCGGGGCCCCCACCCGCGGTTCGGTGCACGCGAACACGCCGGGCGGCTCGTACGGATCCGACGTCGCCGCCAACGCGGAGCTCCTCGCCGCGCAGCTCGCGCACCCGGTGGACTTCGAGCGCGGCGTCCGGCGGATGCACGAGGACGGCGTCCGCGTCTTCGTCGAGTGCGGCCCGGGAAACGTGCTCGCGCGCCTGGTCACCGAGATCCTGGGCGACGCCGACGACGTGCTCGTCGTCGCCGCCGACGCCGGGGATCCGGCGACCTCGCAGCACGTCCTGGCCACGACGATCGCCCGGCTCGCCGTCGCCGGCGCCCTCGAGCGCTGGCAGAGCGCCGGCCTGCGGGAGCGGCCCGTCCCGCGCGAGGGCACGGGGCCCGCGGTGATGCTCACGGGCGTCAACCACGTGTCCGCCGCCCGCGCGGACGGGTACGAGCGCCTCCTGGCCGAGCCGTACGAGCTCACGTCCCGCGCGCCCCGCTCCCCCGACGTCGCCGCGTCGGCCGCCCTCGCGGTCGCCGCGTCGAGCGCCGTCGCCGTCCCCCCGCACGCCGCTCCCCCCACGCCGGCGCCCGCCGGCCGCGTCGCGGACGAGGTCCCCCTCCCCGTCCGCGCCCCCATCCCGATCACCACCCACCGCACACGAAGCGAGCCGGAGAACATGAGCGTCATCCACACCACCCCCAGTCGTCACCTCGACCTGGCGCGGGAGCAGCTGAACGTCCACGCCGACTTCCTGTCCGGCCAGCAGGACGTGAGCCGCGCCCTGCTGTCCATGCTCGAGGGCGACCACGACCACGTCCCCGTGGACGGGATCCGCGAGATCGTCGCCCAGTGCATCGCCGTGGGCGACGCCCACGTGCAGGTGAACCGCATGATCTCCGCCGGCGGCGCCGACGAGCCCGCCGACGGGTCGAGCCGCGGAGCGCGCTCCGGGCGGGCCCGCATCGGAGCCCCGGCTGACGGCGGCGGCAGCGGCGGGAGCGGCGGGAGCCGACCGGCACGGCACGAGGGCGCGCTCGCCGAGCGCCCGGCGCCCCGGTCGATCGCGCTCCGGGACGACCACGTGCGCGCGGGGTCCGAGATGACCCGCATGGGCGCCCCGACCGCGACGGAGGCCGTCGTGCACGCGGCGGCCGCGAACCCGGGAGCGCACGCCGCCGCATCGGCGACGGCCCCGCCCGCCGTCCAGGAGGACGCGACCCCGGCCGCCCCCGACGCGTCGCCCGACGTGGTCGCCGACACCGCGGCCGCGGACGCTCCCGCGGCCCCCGCGGTGGACGTGGACATGGAGGCGCTCGTCCGCGAGGTCGTCGCCGAGAAGACCGGCTACTCGGCCGACATCCTCGAGCTCGACATGGGCATCGAGGCCGACCTCGGCATCGACTCGATCAAGCGCGTGGAGATCCTCGGCGCGATCGGCGAGCGCTTCCCCGGCCGCGCCCCGTTCTCGCCGGAGGAGGTCGCCGAGCTGCGCACGCTGGGCGACATCGTGGACGCGCTCCGCACCCCGGGCTCCGGCACCAGCCGCGAGCGTCGCGCCGCCGCGGCGGCCGACGACGAGGAGGCGGCGCCAGGGATCCGCAGATCGGTCGTGCGATGGCGGCGGATCCCGGGGCCTGACCTCCCCGCGAGCCGTCCGCGGCGGCGGGTGGCGCTCGTCGACCTGGCCGACGCTCCGCTCACCGCGCCCCTGCGACGGGCGCTCGAGGGCGTGGGCCACGAGGTCCGCGTGACGACGCCCGACGACCTCGGCGACCTCGCCGGGGACATGGTCCTCGTGGCGGGCCCCGGCGGGGACGCCACCGGCGCGCTCGTGGCCGCGCTGATCGCGGTCCAGGCGTTCGTCCGCGCGCACGGCCCGCGCCCCGCCGACGACGAGGCGGCGCCCCGCCTCCTGGCCGTCGGCCTCCTCGACGGCCGGGACCCGGACTCCGCCGACGGGATCGCCGCCGCCGGCCTCGCGGGCCTCGTGCGGACGGCGCGCATCGAGCACCCGGGCATCCGGTCCCGCGCGGTGATGCTCGAGGACGGGGGCGGCCTCGACCCGGACGCCGCGGCGACCGCGCTCGTCGACGAGCTCGACGACGCGGCCGACGGCCTCGACACCGTCCGGTGGAGCGCGGGCGAGCGCTCCGCGGTCCGCGTCGAGCCCGACGACACCGCCGCCGCCGCCGCCGCCCAGGACGCCGACGCCGCCGTCCCCTCCGCGCGAGCCCGCTGGGACGACCTCGACGTCGACGACGCCGTGCTCGTCACGGGCGGCGCGCAGGGGATCACCGCGCTCTGCGTGCGGGAGCTCGCCGCCGCGAACCCCCGCCCCGCCTACGTGCTCGCCGGCCGCACCCCGTCCGCGGAACCGGCGTGGGCGACGGGCCTCGCCTCGCCCGCCGAGCTGCGCGACGCCGCGGCGACGCTCCTGCGCGACGCCGGGAAGCGCCCGACGCCCCGCGCCGTGGGAGCCCTCGCGGAGTCCGTCCTCGCGGGACGTCGCGTCGCGGAGCAGCTCGCCGCCCTGGAGCGGGCCGGCGTCCGCGCGCACTACGTCCGCGTCGACCTGACCGACGCGGACGCGACCCGCCAGGCGCTGGCGCCGTTCGCCGCGCGCATCACGGCCGTCGTGCACGGCGCGGGGGCCATCGCCGACAAGCTGATCGCGGACAAGGCGCCGGAGGACGCCCGCCGCGTGATCGCCACCAAGCTGCGGAGCCTCGAGAACGTCCTCGCGGGCCTCGGCGGCTCGACCCGCCTCCGTCACGTCGTGCTCTTCTCGTCCGTCGCCGGGCTCTTCGGCAACCGGGGCCAGGGCGACTACGCCATGGCGAACACGGTCCTCGACCGGTGGGCCGAGGGGCTCGCCGCGCACCTGCCCGCCGCGCACGTCGTCTCGATCGACTGGGGCGCGTGGGACGGCGGCATGGTCTCCGACGCGGTGCGGGCCCTGTTCCGCGCCCGCGGCTACGCGCTCGTCGCCCCCGGCACCGGCGCGCGGATGCTCGTCGAGCAGACCACCGCGCCGCACGTCGACCAGCGGCAGGTGCTCATCGGCCCCGCGGAGCCGCTCTCCGGGGATCCGGTCCTCGCCCGCCGCACCCGGTCCGCGCTGCTCCTCGACGGGCTGTTCGGCTCCGAGCTGGTGCGGGCGCACGCGCTCGACGGCACGAGGATCCTGCCCCTCGCCGCGGCCGCGTGCCTCCTCGCCGCCGCCGGCGGACGCCACACCGGGCGCCTCCCTGCCGAGCTCCGGGACGTCCGCGTCTCCGCGGGCGTCGGGGACGCGGACGCCGGCCCCTTCGTCGTGCTGCTGGAGGACGCGACGGCCGACGGCCCGGGCGACGCCCGGATCCACGCGGTGCTCGCCAGCGCGGGCGACGGTCCCGGCGGACGCGACCGCCCGCGGTTCGCGGCGACCCTCGCCTCCGCCTCCCCCGCCCTCCCTGGCGGGACGCCCGCAGCGCCGCCGTCATCCACCTCCCCCGTGCGCCCCCTCGACCCCTACGCCTCGGGCCTGCTCTTCCACGCCGACGCGCTACAGGCCGTCACCGGCGTCCAGCGGGACGAGGACGCGGTCACCGTGCACGCGGTGAACCCCGCCGTCGCGCGCCCGCTCGCCACCGAGGCCGGCGCGATGGACGTGGTCGCGCTCGACGTGGCCATGCAGGCGGCCCTCGTGTCCGCCCACGAGGCGGGCGGCATGGTCGCCCTGCCCTCCGCCGTCGGATCGCTCCGGTGGACCGGGGGCACGGCGGCCGGCGACGCGCTGCGGATCCGGGCGACCGGCATCCGGGCCCTGGCCGACCGCACGCGCATGGACCTCGTCGTGACCGCGGTCCGCGCGGGTCGGGAGCACGTGGTCGCCACGCTGGACGACGTCGAGGTGACCCGCCGCCCGGCGGCCGTCACCGCCCCGAGCGCCGCCGACGCGCTCGTGACGGCGGGTGCGTCATGA
- a CDS encoding MarR family winged helix-turn-helix transcriptional regulator, translated as MSTDPLTLDNQVCFAAVLAARTVVSLYRPILEPLGLTHPQYLVMLALWERDDRSISDLGGALQLEPATLTPLLKRLEAAGLVRRARSADDERVVRVTLSDAGRALREQAEQVPGRIAARTGMSIAELMELRDTLHSFVDRLGADPTASS; from the coding sequence ATGAGCACGGATCCCCTGACGCTCGACAACCAGGTCTGCTTCGCCGCCGTCCTGGCCGCCCGGACCGTCGTGTCGCTGTACCGGCCGATCCTCGAGCCGCTGGGGCTCACGCATCCCCAGTACCTCGTGATGCTCGCGCTCTGGGAGCGCGACGACAGGTCGATCTCCGACCTCGGCGGTGCCCTGCAGCTCGAGCCGGCGACGCTGACGCCCCTCCTCAAGCGCCTCGAGGCGGCCGGGCTCGTGCGACGGGCGCGCAGCGCGGACGACGAGCGCGTCGTGCGCGTGACGCTCAGCGACGCCGGGCGCGCGCTGCGGGAGCAGGCCGAGCAGGTGCCCGGCCGCATCGCTGCCCGGACCGGGATGTCGATCGCCGAGCTCATGGAGCTCCGGGACACCCTTCATTCGTTCGTCGACCGCCTCGGAGCCGACCCCACGGCCAGCAGCTGA